Proteins encoded within one genomic window of Bacillus thuringiensis:
- a CDS encoding Lrp/AsnC family transcriptional regulator — translation MDEIDKKITLLLQEDARMTITEMTEHLHLTRPSVTERLKRLQDTGIIEKYTARISLDAVGKSIQAFLRIENLKIPCKKFEEKIYGEHRILECHRVTGESSYYLKVAVHSMKELEELIDIVILFGTVKTSMILSSPIPYRPVITD, via the coding sequence ATGGATGAAATTGATAAGAAAATAACCCTATTACTACAAGAAGATGCCAGAATGACAATTACAGAAATGACTGAGCACTTACACCTCACCCGCCCTAGTGTTACCGAAAGACTAAAGAGATTACAAGATACTGGAATAATTGAGAAATATACCGCACGGATATCATTAGATGCAGTTGGAAAATCAATTCAAGCATTTTTAAGAATTGAAAATTTAAAGATTCCTTGTAAAAAATTTGAGGAAAAAATATACGGAGAACATAGAATACTTGAATGTCACCGAGTAACAGGTGAAAGTAGCTATTACTTAAAAGTAGCAGTTCACTCTATGAAGGAATTAGAAGAATTAATTGATATCGTTATTCTTTTTGGAACAGTCAAAACTTCGATGATTTTATCTTCACCAATACCATATCGACCGGTAATCACAGATTAA
- a CDS encoding DegV family protein: MGVKIITDSAADLPVELLQAYDIDLIPLRVYDEAETEYLDGVTLESVTLLQKMREGAVYRTSLPSLETFQEKFVSYAKEGNPCIYLAFSSELSGTYQSSVVIKEEVKETYADLDLEIIDTKCASLGQGLVVLEAAKMAKGGASKEDILNRVAFLMNHMEHIFTVADLQYLVRGGRLSKVAGFIGGLLNIKPILNVEEGKLVPLEKVRGKKKVLSRIVDIMEERGKDLKGQTIGMTHGDDLETAEALKSLITERFGCEVFIVNTIGAAIGAHTGPGVITLFFLNEVE, translated from the coding sequence ATGGGTGTTAAAATCATTACGGATAGTGCGGCGGATTTACCGGTAGAATTGCTGCAAGCATATGATATTGATTTAATTCCACTCCGTGTATATGATGAAGCAGAAACAGAGTATTTAGATGGAGTAACATTAGAGTCAGTTACATTATTGCAAAAAATGAGAGAAGGCGCTGTTTATAGAACGTCATTGCCTTCACTTGAAACTTTCCAAGAAAAATTTGTTTCTTATGCAAAAGAAGGTAATCCTTGTATATATTTAGCTTTTTCATCTGAACTGTCTGGTACATATCAATCATCAGTTGTCATTAAAGAGGAAGTAAAAGAAACATATGCAGATTTAGATTTAGAAATTATTGATACGAAATGTGCTTCGCTTGGTCAAGGTCTTGTCGTTTTAGAAGCTGCTAAAATGGCAAAAGGCGGCGCATCAAAAGAAGATATTTTAAACCGTGTCGCTTTTCTAATGAACCATATGGAGCACATCTTCACTGTAGCTGACTTACAGTACCTTGTTAGAGGTGGACGTTTAAGTAAAGTAGCTGGTTTTATCGGTGGTTTACTAAACATTAAGCCTATCTTAAACGTGGAAGAAGGAAAACTTGTACCACTTGAAAAGGTAAGAGGGAAAAAGAAAGTATTAAGCCGAATTGTTGATATTATGGAAGAGCGTGGTAAAGACCTTAAAGGTCAAACAATCGGTATGACTCATGGTGATGACTTAGAAACAGCTGAAGCATTAAAATCATTAATTACGGAAAGATTCGGTTGTGAAGTATTTATCGTAAATACAATTGGTGCAGCAATCGGAGCACATACAGGACCTGGCGTTATAACGTTATTTTTCTTAAATGAAGTAGAGTAA